One part of the Rutidosis leptorrhynchoides isolate AG116_Rl617_1_P2 chromosome 1, CSIRO_AGI_Rlap_v1, whole genome shotgun sequence genome encodes these proteins:
- the LOC139848918 gene encoding germin-like protein 5-1, whose product MATSDYGLMIVIMMIAIFMASYTSADPDFLQDVCVADLSSGVKLNGFACKSNISADDFFFAGLAKPACTNNTFGSNVTLANVKQINGLNTLGVSMSRVDYAPGGVSPPHVHPRASEIIFVLEGELNVGFITTDNKLFSKTIKKGEIFAFPRGLIHQQINIGKDPAATVGAFNSQLAGTQKVANALFASSPTVEDAVLTKAFQLETKLLEEIKSRFALI is encoded by the exons ATGGCTACAAGTGATTATGGGTTGATGATTGTCATAATGATGATTGCCATATTCATGGCTTCCTACACTTCTGCAGATCCTGACTTTCTTCAAGATGTTTGTGTTGCAGATCTTTCATCAG GTGTGAAACTTAATGGATTCGCATGCAAGAGCAACATATCAGCAGATGATTTCTTTTTCGCGGGGTTAGCAAAGCCTGCTTGCACCAACAATACATTCGGTTCGAATGTTACTCTCGCCAATGTCAAGCAAATCAATGGTCTAAACACGTTGGGGGTGTCCATGAGTCGCGTTGATTACGCACCCGGGGGTGTAAGCCCACCGCATGTGCACCCACGAGCCTCCGAGATAATTTTTGTCCTTGAAGGAGAATTGAATGTCGGATTCATAACCACGGATAACAAACTTTTCTCCAAGACCATCAAAAAAGGCGAAATATTTGCGTTCCCCAGAGGTTTAATTCACCAACAGATCAACATTGGGAAAGATCCTGCAGCCACTGTCGGCGCCTTTAACAGTCAGTTGGCGGGCACCCAAAAAGTGGCTAACGCTTTGTTTGCGTCGTCTCCAACTGTGGAAGATGCTGTGTTGACTAAAGCATTTCAACTTGAAACCAAACTGTTGGAAGAAATTAAGTCAAGATTTGCACTCATATAA